From Deinococcus aerophilus, a single genomic window includes:
- the trpE gene encoding anthranilate synthase component I, whose protein sequence is MTQTAASQTPSVTALAVQELNADLDTPVTAYLKVAQGEDISFLLESVEAGERLGRYSFIGVGQGGRFVCRAGHVVSSGMFGDHDGPEADPLARLYAATTRPLPLPAGLPAFVGGAVGYVAYDLIRAYERLPDANPDELSVPDALFVAPRGVVVFDHLQHRLLAVATAATQAGADAEVAALVDKLRGPLPDVPGRDPAPAPQFGSNFTPEGFHAAVEQCLEYIRAGDIFQVVPSQRFSAELTVHPFALYRALRRVNPSPYLGYLSLGEVTLVASSPESLLKSDGHTVTTRPIAGTRRRGATPEADEALAQELLADEKERAEHLMLVDLGRNDLGRVSRYGTVRVENAFSIERYSHVMHIVSSVSGELREDRTPLHALASVLPMGTVSGAPKIRAMEIIDELEPVRRGPYGGAFGYIAFDGSLDMALTLRTMVIAGNRVHIQAGAGVVADSDPHAEEEETRGKAAALMRAAELAARGL, encoded by the coding sequence ATGACCCAGACCGCTGCCTCACAGACCCCATCCGTCACTGCCCTGGCCGTTCAGGAACTGAACGCCGACCTAGACACGCCCGTGACCGCCTACCTGAAGGTGGCGCAGGGCGAGGACATCTCGTTCCTGCTCGAAAGCGTGGAGGCGGGCGAGCGTCTGGGCCGTTACTCGTTCATCGGGGTGGGGCAGGGGGGACGCTTCGTGTGCCGCGCCGGACACGTCGTGAGCAGCGGCATGTTCGGGGACCATGACGGTCCCGAGGCCGACCCGCTGGCCCGGCTGTACGCGGCCACCACCCGGCCGCTGCCGCTGCCTGCCGGCCTGCCCGCCTTTGTGGGCGGCGCGGTGGGTTACGTGGCCTATGACCTGATCCGCGCCTACGAGCGCCTGCCCGACGCCAACCCCGATGAGCTGAGCGTCCCCGACGCGCTGTTCGTCGCGCCGCGTGGCGTGGTGGTGTTCGACCACCTGCAACACCGCCTGCTGGCCGTGGCGACCGCCGCCACGCAGGCCGGGGCAGACGCGGAGGTCGCCGCGCTGGTGGACAAGCTGCGCGGTCCCCTTCCCGACGTGCCCGGCCGCGATCCGGCCCCGGCTCCCCAGTTCGGCAGCAACTTCACGCCGGAGGGCTTTCACGCTGCGGTGGAGCAGTGCCTGGAATACATCCGCGCCGGGGACATCTTTCAGGTCGTGCCCTCGCAGCGCTTCAGCGCCGAGCTGACCGTTCACCCGTTCGCGTTGTACCGCGCCCTGCGGCGGGTCAATCCCAGCCCCTACCTGGGCTATCTCAGCCTGGGCGAGGTCACGCTGGTGGCCTCCAGCCCCGAGAGTCTGCTCAAGAGCGACGGCCATACCGTCACCACCCGCCCCATCGCCGGGACCCGGCGGCGCGGGGCCACCCCCGAGGCCGACGAGGCTCTGGCCCAGGAACTGCTCGCCGACGAGAAAGAGCGGGCCGAGCACCTGATGCTTGTGGATCTGGGCCGCAACGACCTCGGCCGGGTCAGCCGCTACGGCACGGTGCGGGTGGAGAATGCCTTTTCCATCGAGCGCTACAGCCACGTGATGCACATCGTCTCCAGCGTCAGCGGAGAGCTGCGTGAGGACCGCACCCCACTGCATGCGCTTGCCAGTGTGCTGCCGATGGGCACGGTCTCGGGAGCGCCCAAGATCCGCGCCATGGAGATCATTGATGAACTGGAACCCGTGCGGCGTGGTCCCTATGGCGGCGCGTTCGGCTACATCGCCTTCGACGGCAGTCTGGATATGGCGCTGACCCTGCGGACCATGGTGATTGCCGGGAACCGGGTCCACATCCAGGCCGGCGCCGGAGTCGTGGCCGACAGCGATCCCCACGCCGAGGAGGAGGAGACGCGCGGCAAGGCGGCGGCGCTGATGCGGGCGGCGGAACTGGCGGCACGGGGACTGTAG
- a CDS encoding anthranilate synthase component II, with protein MTQTPQAPMHLLLIDNYDSFTYNLVQYFGELGCRLTVWRNDEFTLEQVRALDPDAIVVSPGPCTPLDAGLSVDVIREFGPNVPTLGVCLGHQSIGQAFGARVERALRPVHGKTSPLRHDGTGLFGGLEDGLRVTRYHSLLVRGLPPELEATAWTTDPGEEVVMALRHREYPVYGVQFHPESIATASGIEMLGNFLALARGHHGAQETA; from the coding sequence ATGACCCAGACTCCGCAGGCCCCCATGCACCTTCTCCTGATTGACAACTACGACTCCTTTACCTACAACCTCGTGCAGTATTTCGGCGAACTGGGTTGCCGGCTGACGGTGTGGCGCAACGATGAGTTCACGCTGGAGCAGGTGCGGGCGCTGGACCCCGACGCCATCGTGGTCTCGCCCGGTCCCTGCACCCCGCTGGACGCCGGCCTGAGCGTGGACGTGATTCGTGAGTTCGGGCCAAACGTGCCCACGCTGGGCGTATGCCTGGGGCATCAGAGCATCGGGCAGGCATTCGGGGCGCGGGTGGAGCGCGCGCTGCGGCCCGTTCACGGCAAGACCAGTCCGCTGAGGCACGACGGCACCGGCCTGTTCGGTGGCCTGGAAGACGGTCTGCGCGTTACGAGGTACCACTCGCTGCTGGTCCGGGGGCTGCCACCCGAACTGGAAGCCACTGCATGGACGACCGACCCCGGCGAGGAGGTGGTGATGGCGCTGCGTCACCGCGAGTACCCGGTGTACGGCGTGCAGTTTCACCCCGAGAGCATTGCCACGGCCTCGGGAATCGAGATGCTGGGCAACTTCCTGGCGCTGGCGAGGGGGCACCACGGCGCCCAGGAAACCGCATGA
- the trpD gene encoding anthranilate phosphoribosyltransferase — translation MTAPMHARLMNGEVLSQDDAAAFMREVMAGEMSGVRLAAALAALRVRGESPGEIAGFAQAMRENAVRVNVAPREVLLDVVGTGGDGAHTFNISTTTAFVVAGAGVPVAKHGNRAASSRAGSADVLEALGVNLDAPPEVIEDAVNTLGVGFMFARNYHPALRHAAAVRSDLAARTVFNILGPLSNPAGATHLVVGVFKPELTRTLAEVLRLLGAKGATVVYGDGLDEFTVCGVNTVSGLRDGEVRDRTLHPEEAGLALHPREALVGGTPAENAEITRALLTGGGTPAQRDIVALNSGAALRTAGRAGSIREGVQQAREIMQTGLGWDVLQRYAAFTRRG, via the coding sequence ATGACGGCCCCCATGCACGCCCGGCTGATGAACGGTGAGGTGCTGTCGCAGGACGACGCGGCGGCCTTCATGCGCGAGGTCATGGCGGGCGAGATGAGCGGCGTGCGTCTGGCGGCGGCGCTGGCGGCCCTGCGGGTGCGCGGCGAGTCGCCCGGTGAAATCGCGGGCTTTGCCCAGGCCATGCGCGAAAACGCGGTGCGCGTCAACGTGGCGCCGCGCGAGGTGCTGCTGGACGTGGTGGGCACCGGGGGAGACGGCGCCCACACCTTCAACATCAGCACCACGACCGCCTTCGTGGTGGCCGGAGCGGGCGTGCCGGTCGCCAAGCACGGCAACCGCGCCGCGAGCAGCCGGGCAGGCAGCGCCGATGTACTGGAGGCCCTGGGCGTCAATCTGGACGCCCCGCCCGAGGTGATCGAGGACGCCGTGAACACGCTGGGTGTGGGCTTCATGTTCGCCCGCAACTACCACCCGGCACTGAGGCACGCCGCCGCCGTGCGCTCGGACCTCGCCGCCCGCACGGTCTTCAACATCCTGGGACCGCTGAGCAACCCCGCCGGGGCCACGCATCTGGTCGTGGGCGTCTTCAAGCCCGAGCTGACGCGCACGCTGGCCGAGGTCCTGCGGCTGCTGGGTGCCAAGGGAGCCACCGTGGTCTACGGCGACGGTCTGGACGAGTTCACGGTCTGCGGCGTGAATACCGTGTCCGGTCTGCGGGACGGCGAGGTGCGGGACCGCACCTTGCATCCCGAGGAAGCGGGGCTGGCCCTGCACCCCCGCGAGGCGCTGGTGGGAGGGACCCCCGCCGAGAACGCCGAGATCACCCGCGCCCTGCTCACCGGGGGGGGCACCCCGGCGCAGCGGGACATCGTGGCGCTCAACTCGGGGGCTGCCCTGCGAACGGCGGGCCGTGCCGGGAGCATCCGCGAGGGTGTGCAGCAGGCCCGCGAGATCATGCAGACCGGGCTGGGCTGGGACGTGCTGCAGCGCTATGCGGCCTTTACGCGGCGTGGCTGA
- a CDS encoding heavy metal translocating P-type ATPase, translating to MSDSVVPSAGPSAAVLTYFVDGMDCANCVQKVERMVDRLPGAQEVRASFNRQTLEVSLDEAQTPRTELEKGLRSLGYVPTLQVPAVLTADHAGHDHAGHVHEVLPAGTPWYAGKQGRLVILSGVLLVLAWGLGFAAPQYAVYGYVAATLLGVWPLLKQAVASARLGDPFSINMLVSLAAVGAVLIGQAAEGAVVVFFFAIGELLEGVAAGRARAGIQALAALTPKTALLVEAGGTREVPARALQMGQTVEVRPGGRVPADGIIVAGSSGLDDSPVTGESIPVDKSVGDSVFAGSINTHGLLRIQVNREASDNTIARIIHLVEEAEGSKAATARFIDRFSRLYTPGVVLVSGLVAVVPPLLFGAEWYPWLYRGITLLLIGCPCALVLSVPAAITSAISAGTRRGLLIKGGAALETIGTVKTVAFDKTGTLTGGQPHVTDVLGVGLERQEVLRLAAAVEGGSSHPLARAVVNAASDLGLLLPTVTDAGAAAGRGVTGMVEGRRLFISSPQHAAGTVALPGDLQHQVTDLEEEGKTAVVLHTQDAVLGVLAIRDEPREDARSAIARLNAMGIHTVMLTGDNARTGRAIASGLGLEVQAGLLPEDKLRVIAELKRRGGVAMVGDGINDAPALAQADVGIAMGGGTDVALETADAALLRDRAADVADLVQLSRDTMTNIRWNIAFALGLKAIFLVTTLLGYTNLWMAVLADTGATALVTANALRLLGWRGQDSGVAPPARTSLASRRGRPA from the coding sequence ATGTCTGATTCCGTGGTTCCTTCGGCAGGCCCCTCCGCCGCCGTCCTGACCTACTTTGTGGACGGCATGGACTGCGCCAACTGCGTCCAGAAGGTCGAGCGCATGGTGGACCGCCTGCCCGGTGCGCAGGAGGTGCGGGCGAGTTTCAACCGGCAGACCCTGGAAGTGTCTCTGGACGAGGCGCAGACTCCGCGCACGGAACTGGAAAAGGGGCTGCGGTCGCTGGGATATGTGCCCACGCTGCAGGTGCCCGCCGTCCTCACTGCCGACCATGCGGGCCATGACCACGCCGGGCATGTTCACGAGGTTCTGCCCGCCGGAACGCCGTGGTATGCCGGCAAGCAGGGCCGACTGGTGATTCTCTCGGGCGTGCTGCTGGTCCTGGCCTGGGGGCTGGGATTTGCCGCGCCGCAGTACGCCGTCTATGGCTACGTCGCGGCCACGCTGCTGGGAGTCTGGCCCCTGTTGAAGCAGGCTGTGGCCAGCGCGCGGCTGGGCGATCCGTTTTCTATCAACATGCTGGTCTCGTTGGCGGCCGTCGGCGCGGTGCTGATCGGTCAGGCGGCAGAGGGCGCGGTGGTGGTGTTCTTCTTCGCCATCGGGGAGTTGCTCGAAGGCGTGGCGGCGGGTCGGGCGCGGGCGGGGATTCAGGCACTCGCGGCGCTGACTCCCAAGACCGCGCTGCTCGTGGAGGCGGGCGGCACGCGCGAGGTTCCTGCCCGGGCGCTGCAGATGGGGCAGACCGTGGAGGTGCGTCCCGGGGGGCGGGTGCCGGCAGACGGCATCATCGTCGCGGGCAGTTCCGGCCTGGATGACAGCCCGGTGACGGGCGAGAGCATCCCCGTGGACAAGTCGGTGGGGGACAGCGTGTTTGCGGGCAGCATCAACACCCATGGCCTGCTCCGCATTCAGGTGAACCGCGAAGCCAGCGACAACACCATCGCCCGCATCATTCATCTGGTCGAGGAAGCCGAGGGCAGCAAGGCCGCCACCGCCCGCTTCATTGACCGCTTCAGCCGCCTTTATACGCCGGGCGTGGTGCTGGTCTCGGGGCTGGTGGCCGTGGTTCCGCCGCTGCTGTTCGGGGCCGAGTGGTATCCATGGCTGTACCGCGGCATCACGTTGTTGTTGATCGGCTGTCCGTGTGCCCTGGTGCTCTCGGTGCCTGCCGCGATCACCAGTGCGATCAGTGCCGGTACGCGCCGGGGGCTGCTGATCAAGGGCGGCGCGGCGCTGGAGACCATCGGCACGGTCAAGACGGTGGCCTTCGACAAGACCGGCACGCTGACGGGGGGCCAGCCACACGTGACCGATGTGCTGGGGGTGGGCCTGGAACGTCAGGAGGTGCTGCGCCTGGCCGCCGCTGTGGAAGGCGGCAGCTCGCACCCGCTGGCCCGGGCGGTGGTGAATGCGGCCAGCGACCTGGGTCTTCTCCTGCCCACTGTCACGGATGCGGGGGCGGCGGCGGGCCGGGGCGTGACCGGTATGGTGGAGGGCCGGCGGCTGTTCATCAGCTCGCCGCAGCATGCCGCCGGCACCGTGGCCCTGCCCGGCGACCTGCAACACCAGGTCACGGACCTTGAGGAAGAGGGCAAGACAGCGGTGGTGCTGCACACGCAGGACGCAGTGCTGGGGGTGCTGGCCATCCGCGACGAACCGCGAGAGGACGCCCGCAGCGCCATCGCCCGCCTGAATGCCATGGGCATTCACACGGTCATGCTGACCGGCGACAATGCCCGCACGGGCCGGGCCATCGCCTCGGGCCTGGGGCTGGAAGTGCAGGCCGGGCTGCTGCCCGAGGACAAACTGCGCGTGATTGCCGAACTGAAACGGCGCGGCGGCGTGGCGATGGTGGGCGACGGCATCAACGATGCGCCCGCCCTGGCCCAGGCCGATGTGGGCATCGCGATGGGCGGGGGAACCGACGTGGCCCTGGAAACCGCCGACGCGGCCCTGCTGCGTGACCGGGCGGCGGACGTGGCCGATCTGGTGCAGCTCTCGCGCGATACCATGACCAACATCCGCTGGAACATTGCCTTCGCGCTGGGGCTCAAGGCCATTTTCCTG